The following are encoded together in the Streptomyces sp. NBC_01465 genome:
- a CDS encoding MarR family winged helix-turn-helix transcriptional regulator — protein MNAVELFLLGRTLMKIGEAALPTEGIGKHTTSVRTVMIVAGDARQNPGSAVGEIAARTGLPQSAVSASVARLRTAGAVVTEPDPADRRRMLVNPAPSVSDRVEEVRAASVDSVLATALDTDDPERVAALVATLEALAAELTPQAIARVRATD, from the coding sequence ATGAACGCAGTCGAGCTGTTCCTCCTTGGCCGCACCCTGATGAAGATCGGCGAGGCCGCGCTGCCCACCGAAGGCATCGGCAAGCACACCACCAGCGTCCGCACCGTGATGATCGTGGCCGGCGACGCACGGCAGAACCCCGGCAGCGCGGTGGGCGAGATCGCCGCCCGCACCGGGCTGCCGCAGAGCGCGGTCTCGGCGTCCGTCGCCCGGCTGCGTACCGCCGGCGCCGTCGTGACCGAGCCCGACCCCGCCGACCGCCGCCGGATGCTGGTCAATCCGGCGCCCTCTGTCTCGGACCGGGTCGAGGAGGTACGGGCGGCCTCCGTCGACTCGGTCCTCGCCACCGCCCTCGACACCGACGACCCCGAGCGGGTCGCCGCACTCGTCGCCACCCTGGAGGCGCTGGCCGCGGAGCTGACCCCGCAGGCCATCGCCCGCGTACGCGCGACGGACTGA